In Rubrivirga marina, the following are encoded in one genomic region:
- a CDS encoding N-acetylmuramoyl-L-alanine amidase family protein — protein MHRFASLFLALAMAAPASAAPTMASPTARFADARLDVERVSFDRSPDGDALVARVHTTSPVRAYSVDQDGDALELVLYRAHLAPAVERERAVRPVREYRVESDEDRVVVRFEVEDGVHVRAYPDRDSDDLLVSFSSTPRPRRQAWGGGRPSRPVATTVENPGVRQTVSDRPTSRRPAPRQPERVQPVAPAPAETGVGPVPGGESLPIATGAERWRLDTIVLDAGHSAHDFGARANGTSDKEIALGVVSRLGPMIERELGVRVVYTRDDDTFVELRDRGRIANRSGGKLFISVHANAAGSTSARGTETFFLAPRGQGNARDVMERENSVIELESDPSLYADFHGEDDILASLAMSAYQEESQHLARLIEGEFVKSGRHSRGVKQDNFIVLWAASMPAVLVEVGFVTNREEAQFLSTSAGLDQTARSIFEAVRQYKTTYERGLRVANAEG, from the coding sequence ATGCACCGTTTCGCTAGCCTCTTCCTCGCGCTCGCGATGGCGGCGCCCGCGTCGGCCGCGCCTACGATGGCCTCGCCGACCGCTCGGTTCGCCGACGCCCGCCTCGACGTCGAGCGCGTCTCGTTCGACCGGAGTCCCGACGGAGACGCCCTCGTCGCCCGCGTCCACACCACGAGCCCCGTCCGGGCCTACAGCGTGGACCAGGACGGCGACGCGCTTGAACTCGTCCTGTACCGCGCGCACCTCGCGCCGGCCGTCGAGCGCGAGCGGGCCGTCCGCCCCGTCCGCGAGTACCGCGTCGAGTCCGACGAGGACCGCGTCGTGGTCCGGTTCGAAGTCGAGGACGGCGTCCACGTCCGGGCCTACCCGGACCGCGACAGCGACGACCTCCTCGTGTCGTTCTCCTCGACGCCGCGCCCCCGGCGCCAGGCGTGGGGCGGCGGTCGCCCCAGCCGGCCGGTCGCGACGACGGTCGAGAACCCCGGCGTCCGCCAGACGGTCTCCGACCGGCCCACCTCCCGTCGGCCAGCCCCGCGCCAACCGGAGCGGGTCCAGCCCGTCGCGCCGGCGCCGGCCGAGACGGGCGTCGGTCCGGTCCCCGGCGGGGAGTCGCTGCCGATCGCGACCGGCGCCGAGCGCTGGCGACTCGACACGATCGTCCTCGACGCCGGCCACAGCGCCCACGACTTCGGCGCGCGCGCCAACGGGACCTCCGACAAGGAGATCGCGCTCGGCGTCGTCTCCCGCCTCGGCCCGATGATCGAGCGCGAGCTCGGCGTCCGTGTCGTCTACACCCGCGACGACGACACGTTCGTCGAGCTCCGCGACCGCGGGCGGATCGCCAACCGGTCGGGCGGCAAGCTGTTCATCTCGGTCCACGCCAACGCCGCCGGCTCGACGTCGGCGCGCGGGACGGAGACGTTCTTCCTGGCCCCGCGCGGCCAGGGCAACGCCCGCGACGTCATGGAGCGCGAGAACTCCGTGATCGAGCTCGAGAGCGACCCGAGCCTCTACGCCGACTTCCACGGCGAGGACGACATCCTCGCGTCGCTGGCGATGAGCGCCTACCAGGAAGAGAGCCAGCACCTCGCCCGGCTCATCGAGGGCGAGTTCGTCAAGTCGGGCCGGCACAGCCGGGGTGTCAAGCAGGACAACTTCATCGTGCTCTGGGCCGCGTCGATGCCGGCCGTCCTCGTCGAGGTCGGGTTCGTGACGAACCGCGAGGAGGCCCAATTCCTCTCGACGAGCGCCGGCCTCGACCAGACGGCCCGGTCCATCTTCGAGGCCGTCCGCCAGTACAAGACGACGTACGAGCGCGGCCTCCGCGTCGCCAACGCCGAGGGGTAG
- the mnmA gene encoding tRNA 2-thiouridine(34) synthase MnmA, giving the protein MSRHGRVLVAMSGGVDSSVTAGLLHEAGYEVVGVTMKTWDYETSLGGSGVSRTQSGCCSLDDMNDARAVAVRLGASHTVVDIRDEFGGWVIDRFEADYLAGRTPNPCVLCNTHIKWAALLKRADALGCEHIATGHYARVGEQNGRWVVSRGLDRTKDQSYVLWGVAQDHLARTLFPLGGLAKTEIRRMADDMGFDHVAQKPDSYEICFVPNDDYRGFLRRRSPEAAEIADGPFVHVETGEVVGRHEGYPFYTVGQRRGLGIALGEPVYVVRIEPETNTVVVGPREALAERTLDASGVVWSGRAGLDDETTLHGQIRHRDPGAPAVVRQTGPDTLEAVFSEPRDAVAPGQAAVFYDGDDVVAGGWIDRRPARLGDSVEEATEAEDFIALPTL; this is encoded by the coding sequence ATGAGTCGTCATGGTCGCGTACTCGTCGCCATGAGCGGTGGCGTCGACTCGTCCGTCACGGCCGGCCTCCTCCACGAGGCCGGCTACGAGGTCGTGGGCGTGACCATGAAGACGTGGGACTACGAGACGTCGCTCGGCGGCTCGGGCGTCTCGCGGACCCAGTCCGGCTGCTGCTCGCTCGACGACATGAACGACGCCCGAGCGGTGGCCGTCCGCCTCGGGGCCAGCCACACCGTCGTCGACATCCGCGACGAGTTCGGCGGCTGGGTCATCGACCGGTTCGAGGCCGACTACCTCGCCGGGCGGACGCCCAACCCGTGCGTCCTCTGCAACACGCACATCAAGTGGGCCGCGCTCCTGAAGCGCGCCGACGCCCTCGGCTGCGAGCACATCGCGACGGGCCACTACGCACGGGTCGGGGAGCAGAACGGCCGCTGGGTCGTCAGCCGCGGGCTCGACCGGACCAAGGACCAGTCGTACGTCCTCTGGGGCGTCGCGCAGGACCACCTCGCGCGGACGCTCTTCCCGCTCGGCGGCCTCGCCAAGACCGAGATCCGCCGGATGGCCGACGACATGGGCTTCGACCACGTCGCCCAGAAGCCGGACTCGTACGAGATCTGCTTCGTCCCCAACGACGACTACCGCGGGTTTCTGCGTCGCCGCTCGCCCGAGGCCGCTGAGATCGCGGACGGCCCGTTCGTCCACGTCGAGACGGGCGAGGTCGTGGGGCGGCACGAGGGGTACCCGTTCTACACCGTCGGACAGCGCCGCGGGCTGGGGATCGCGCTCGGCGAGCCGGTCTACGTCGTCCGCATCGAGCCCGAGACGAACACCGTCGTCGTCGGCCCACGCGAGGCGCTGGCGGAGCGGACGCTCGACGCCAGCGGCGTCGTCTGGAGCGGCCGCGCCGGCCTCGACGACGAGACGACGCTCCACGGCCAGATCCGCCACCGCGACCCCGGCGCGCCCGCCGTCGTCCGCCAGACCGGCCCCGACACGCTGGAGGCCGTCTTCTCCGAGCCGCGCGACGCCGTCGCCCCGGGCCAGGCCGCCGTGTTCTACGACGGCGACGACGTCGTGGCCGGCGGCTGGATCGACCGCCGCCCCGCCCGCCTCGGCGACTCCGTGGAGGAAGCGACCG
- a CDS encoding adenine phosphoribosyltransferase, translating to MPDLADALRTIPDFPKPGIQFKDLTPVLADPALFGQLLDALAAPWADAGVTHVVGIESRGYWFGAALAERLGAGFLPARKPGKLPAASVRATYALEYGEDALELHGQDLPDGARALVHDDVIATGGTAAAACELVEKAGGTVVGISFAVEIAFLDGRSKLPAGVPVEVAIVV from the coding sequence GTGCCTGACCTCGCCGACGCCCTCCGCACGATCCCGGACTTCCCGAAGCCGGGCATCCAGTTCAAGGACCTCACGCCGGTCCTCGCCGACCCCGCCCTGTTCGGCCAGCTGCTCGACGCGCTCGCCGCTCCCTGGGCCGACGCGGGCGTGACGCACGTCGTCGGGATCGAGTCGCGGGGCTACTGGTTCGGCGCCGCCCTCGCCGAGCGGCTGGGGGCCGGTTTCCTCCCGGCCCGGAAGCCGGGCAAGCTGCCGGCCGCGAGCGTCCGCGCGACCTACGCGCTGGAGTACGGCGAGGACGCCCTCGAGCTCCACGGCCAGGACCTCCCCGACGGCGCCCGCGCGCTCGTCCACGACGACGTGATCGCGACGGGCGGGACGGCGGCCGCGGCCTGCGAACTGGTCGAGAAGGCCGGCGGGACGGTGGTCGGGATCTCGTTCGCCGTCGAGATCGCGTTCCTGGACGGGCGCTCGAAGCTGCCCGCCGGCGTCCCGGTCGAGGTCGCGATCGTGGTCTAG
- a CDS encoding RidA family protein, with protein MQSQPPTRRERIKTPDAPAAIGPYCQGLLVGETLYVSGQIALDPKTGDMVEGDVQDETAQILDNVGAVLRAADMDFAHVVQVTLFLREMDDYAPVNEVYARYFSGATPAREALEVGKLPREARVEISCIAVR; from the coding sequence ATGCAGTCGCAGCCCCCCACCCGCCGCGAGCGGATCAAGACCCCCGACGCGCCGGCCGCCATCGGCCCGTACTGCCAGGGCCTCCTCGTCGGCGAGACGCTCTATGTGTCGGGCCAGATCGCGCTCGACCCGAAGACCGGCGACATGGTCGAGGGCGACGTCCAGGACGAGACGGCCCAGATTCTCGACAACGTCGGCGCCGTCCTCCGCGCGGCCGACATGGACTTCGCGCACGTCGTTCAGGTCACGCTCTTCCTCCGCGAGATGGACGACTACGCCCCCGTCAACGAGGTCTACGCGCGCTACTTCAGCGGGGCCACGCCGGCCCGGGAAGCGCTCGAGGTGGGGAAGCTCCCGCGCGAGGCGCGCGTCGAGATCAGCTGCATCGCCGTCCGGTGA